From Vibrio aerogenes, a single genomic window includes:
- a CDS encoding HlyD family secretion protein produces MKLFVKVIILFVIVTLAGLGYWLAYGHYFQSTDNAYTHTDIISVSARMNGQIVQSLVQDNQRVHQGDVLARLDDRAYRINVQQAQATLAQRKAELANARATLAMQKSTILEHRNDVASAKARYDNAEHELKRTGQLSKQKYVSGGDMDHATLSYKVTHSEYKQAKASLKTQEDKLVLLTSEIASAEAGVKQAEAALSHAQLMLSYTQITAPADGVVSNRHIQVGMMIQAGQSVLSLVSEHPPWIEANFKETQITHMHKGQPVEVAVDAYPEKTFKATVDSIAPATGATFALLPPDNTTGNFTKVVQRVPVKIVFNDPVHLDSGLSVVVSVDTRP; encoded by the coding sequence ATGAAATTGTTTGTAAAAGTTATCATTCTGTTTGTTATTGTCACGCTGGCCGGTCTGGGATACTGGCTGGCTTACGGACATTATTTTCAGTCAACGGATAATGCGTATACACATACGGATATTATCAGTGTCAGTGCCCGGATGAACGGTCAGATTGTTCAGTCTCTGGTTCAGGATAATCAGCGGGTTCATCAGGGCGATGTTCTGGCCCGGCTCGATGATCGCGCGTACCGGATCAATGTGCAGCAGGCTCAGGCAACGTTAGCCCAGAGGAAAGCAGAGCTGGCGAATGCGCGGGCAACGCTGGCGATGCAGAAGAGCACCATTCTGGAACACCGCAATGATGTGGCGTCGGCGAAAGCGCGTTACGACAATGCGGAACATGAGCTGAAACGAACCGGGCAGTTATCGAAGCAAAAATATGTTTCCGGTGGTGATATGGACCATGCCACACTCTCTTATAAAGTGACTCATTCTGAATATAAACAAGCGAAAGCGTCGCTGAAAACGCAAGAGGATAAGCTGGTTTTACTGACAAGCGAAATAGCCAGCGCAGAAGCGGGTGTGAAGCAGGCGGAGGCGGCGTTGTCACATGCTCAGCTGATGCTGAGTTACACGCAGATCACGGCACCGGCAGATGGTGTGGTGAGTAACCGTCATATCCAGGTTGGCATGATGATTCAGGCCGGGCAGTCTGTGCTCAGTCTTGTTTCAGAGCATCCGCCATGGATTGAGGCAAATTTTAAAGAAACCCAGATTACACATATGCACAAGGGACAGCCGGTTGAGGTTGCCGTTGACGCTTATCCGGAAAAAACCTTCAAAGCGACCGTCGACAGTATTGCGCCGGCAACCGGAGCGACATTTGCGCTGCTGCCACCGGATAATACCACCGGAAATTTCACCAAAGTGGTCCAGCGGGTTCCGGTGAAAATCGTATTTAATGATCCCGTTCATCTTGATAGTGGTTTATCTGTGGTTGTTTCGGTCGATACCCGGCCGTAA
- a CDS encoding GNAT family N-acetyltransferase — MIKTNMSICLINESILLRTAFPSEYEVLYQLMTRDESWTKFNGPYFGYSRPSLSSFKTGTFQRLLQGEDMLLIEVQGQAVGAVSYYWECEVTRWLEAGIVIYDSVYWNQGIGCKALVPWISYLFDTLEIERVGLTTWSGNVRMMACAERLGLKQEARLRKVRFYQGTYYDSVKYGVLREEWVALHPPESYLKVTA, encoded by the coding sequence ATGATAAAAACAAATATGAGTATTTGTCTGATAAATGAGTCGATTCTTCTGAGAACGGCCTTTCCTTCTGAATATGAAGTCTTATATCAACTGATGACCCGGGATGAGTCCTGGACGAAATTTAACGGGCCGTATTTCGGTTATAGCCGTCCGTCGTTATCAAGCTTCAAAACCGGGACATTTCAGCGGCTTCTGCAGGGAGAAGATATGCTGTTGATTGAGGTACAGGGACAAGCTGTCGGAGCAGTCAGCTACTATTGGGAATGTGAGGTAACCCGTTGGCTGGAGGCCGGAATTGTGATTTATGACTCTGTGTACTGGAATCAGGGCATTGGTTGTAAAGCACTGGTGCCGTGGATTTCTTATCTGTTTGATACGCTTGAAATAGAGCGGGTCGGGCTGACAACATGGTCAGGCAATGTGCGGATGATGGCCTGTGCTGAAAGGCTGGGATTAAAGCAGGAAGCACGGCTGCGAAAAGTACGTTTCTATCAGGGGACTTACTACGATTCAGTGAAGTATGGTGTACTCAGAGAGGAGTGGGTAGCCTTGCATCCGCCGGAATCTTATCTGAAAGTGACGGCCTGA
- a CDS encoding MDR family MFS transporter yields MSSDATQVVAARPEETPPVTARDWCIIAGGLMGGFMAILDIQITNVSMKVIQGALSATLNDSSWLITSYFTAEIVAIPLCGWLSKAFGTGRYALWCIGGFMLTSLLCSMAWSLNSMIIFRALQGFCGGALIPMSFRLIIEILPQEKRPVGMSMFSVIATFAPALGPALGGWLTDHFSWHFIFYINLVPGLISMGLIAGSVTHPKVQWQVIRQGDFLGIATASLCLGCLEVVLEKGREEYWFDSTMICVLTFISAVTFLIFIYDQLVYEQPLVNIRLLKDYHFSYGLVFFAILGAAVYGTLFLVPYYLTMVHDYNASEIGRVIIWLGFPQLVILPFIPILVRRVNVKYLILIGFTGLAASALMNSAMDAGFAGPQMKWSMLVRAIGQPFIMVPLSLLATKNIRREDGTSSAVLVNVVRSIGGSCGTAILSSHFVTRIHVHLAEVKTRLAEGEQAYYAYLHHVTELLYRHGVAVNAAEVQGTAAGILGNRMARQSEILAFNDMFFIMGMLMASAAVLVLVSDRNFRLFSRPAPVARKEQHDGSPVQTPNT; encoded by the coding sequence ATGAGCAGTGACGCAACACAGGTGGTTGCAGCCCGGCCGGAAGAGACACCACCGGTAACGGCCAGAGACTGGTGCATTATTGCCGGTGGCCTGATGGGGGGCTTTATGGCGATTCTGGATATTCAGATCACCAATGTGTCGATGAAAGTGATTCAGGGGGCGTTGTCTGCCACCCTGAATGACAGCTCCTGGCTGATTACGTCCTATTTTACGGCTGAAATTGTGGCGATTCCCTTGTGTGGCTGGCTGTCGAAAGCCTTCGGAACCGGCCGGTATGCCTTATGGTGTATCGGTGGTTTCATGCTGACGTCACTGCTGTGTTCTATGGCCTGGAGCCTGAACTCTATGATTATTTTCCGTGCCTTGCAGGGGTTTTGCGGCGGGGCACTGATACCGATGTCGTTCCGGTTGATCATTGAGATTCTGCCACAGGAAAAAAGACCGGTGGGCATGTCGATGTTCAGTGTGATTGCCACCTTTGCACCGGCGCTCGGTCCGGCATTAGGCGGCTGGCTGACGGACCATTTTTCATGGCACTTTATTTTTTACATCAATCTGGTGCCCGGCCTGATTTCTATGGGACTGATCGCCGGTTCCGTCACGCACCCGAAGGTGCAGTGGCAGGTCATCCGGCAGGGAGATTTTCTGGGGATTGCAACGGCGTCTCTGTGTCTGGGCTGTCTGGAGGTGGTGCTGGAAAAAGGGCGCGAGGAATACTGGTTTGATTCCACCATGATCTGTGTGCTGACTTTTATTTCTGCGGTGACCTTCCTGATTTTTATTTATGACCAGCTGGTGTATGAGCAGCCGTTGGTCAATATCCGGCTGCTGAAGGATTATCACTTCTCTTACGGACTGGTGTTCTTTGCCATTCTGGGAGCCGCCGTGTATGGCACACTCTTTCTGGTTCCGTATTATCTGACCATGGTGCATGACTACAATGCGTCAGAAATCGGGCGTGTGATTATCTGGCTCGGGTTTCCCCAGCTGGTGATCCTGCCGTTTATCCCGATTCTGGTGCGCCGGGTGAACGTGAAATACCTGATTCTGATCGGTTTTACCGGGCTGGCGGCCAGTGCCTTGATGAACAGTGCCATGGATGCCGGTTTTGCCGGGCCACAGATGAAGTGGTCAATGCTGGTCCGGGCCATTGGGCAGCCGTTTATTATGGTCCCGCTGTCTTTGCTGGCAACGAAGAATATCCGCCGGGAAGACGGCACCTCCTCGGCGGTGCTGGTCAATGTGGTGCGCAGTATCGGCGGCTCGTGTGGGACGGCGATTCTCAGTTCACATTTTGTGACCCGGATTCATGTTCATCTGGCCGAAGTCAAGACACGGCTGGCCGAAGGTGAACAGGCTTATTACGCCTATCTCCATCATGTGACGGAGTTGCTTTACCGGCATGGTGTCGCGGTGAACGCCGCTGAAGTGCAGGGGACAGCCGCCGGTATTTTAGGCAACCGAATGGCCCGGCAGTCTGAGATTCTGGCGTTTAACGATATGTTTTTCATCATGGGGATGCTGATGGCGAGCGCCGCGGTGCTGGTGCTGGTCTCTGACCGGAATTTCCGGTTATTCAGTCGTCCGGCGCCTGTGGCCCGGAAAGAACAACATGACGGCAGCCCGGTTCAGACACCGAATACATAA
- a CDS encoding NADP-dependent oxidoreductase: MSQLKNKEIVLDSYPEGKIGLEHFRLEERELPPLKDGEYLVENQWLSLDPYVRPRLNAEAPSYVEAIKLGEMVQGETVGVVLESRNPRFKAGDQVFAVSGWARYWIGTDQMFITSVLPETDLEPSVFLGVAGTPGRAAYFGLDRIGKPKAGETLVISAASGAVGSVAGQLGKQAGCRVVGLAGSDEKCRYVVEELGFDACINYKTDDLGQALRESCPQGIDIYFENVGGRVSAFVARFLNEGARVPVCGVAANYDKRDCIDVSSQSSFFASLPEPPESRFFFVTDWFKDYPQATMVLLDAAQKGAIKFRETIAEGLESTPQAFIDMLHGKHFGKQLVRL; the protein is encoded by the coding sequence ATGAGTCAGTTGAAAAATAAAGAAATTGTATTGGATTCCTATCCGGAAGGAAAAATCGGACTGGAACATTTCAGATTAGAAGAACGTGAATTGCCGCCGCTGAAAGATGGCGAGTATCTGGTTGAAAATCAGTGGTTATCTCTCGACCCTTATGTGCGTCCGCGACTCAATGCAGAAGCCCCTTCTTATGTGGAAGCGATCAAGCTGGGGGAGATGGTGCAGGGAGAAACGGTCGGTGTGGTGCTTGAATCGAGAAATCCGCGCTTTAAAGCCGGTGATCAGGTGTTTGCGGTGTCCGGATGGGCCCGTTACTGGATAGGCACCGATCAGATGTTTATTACCTCTGTTTTGCCGGAGACCGACCTCGAACCTTCGGTATTTCTCGGCGTTGCCGGTACGCCGGGACGGGCGGCTTATTTCGGGCTGGATCGCATTGGCAAGCCGAAAGCCGGTGAAACTCTGGTGATTTCAGCCGCTTCCGGTGCCGTTGGTTCTGTGGCCGGGCAGCTTGGTAAACAGGCCGGGTGCCGCGTGGTCGGTCTGGCCGGGAGTGATGAGAAGTGTCGTTATGTGGTAGAAGAGCTGGGGTTTGACGCTTGTATTAACTATAAAACAGATGATTTAGGTCAGGCGCTGCGGGAAAGCTGCCCGCAGGGCATTGATATTTATTTTGAGAATGTTGGTGGCCGGGTATCGGCATTTGTTGCGCGATTTTTAAATGAAGGCGCCCGCGTACCGGTGTGCGGGGTTGCGGCCAACTATGACAAGCGTGACTGTATTGATGTGTCCAGCCAGTCTTCGTTTTTTGCCAGCCTGCCTGAGCCCCCGGAAAGCCGTTTTTTCTTTGTGACTGACTGGTTCAAAGACTATCCGCAGGCCACGATGGTATTGCTTGATGCTGCGCAGAAAGGTGCGATTAAATTCCGGGAAACAATTGCCGAAGGGCTGGAGAGCACACCACAGGCATTTATCGATATGCTGCATGGTAAACACTTTGGTAAGCAACTGGTCAGGCTGTAA
- a CDS encoding M4 family metallopeptidase has protein sequence MDTKQYHVHWWVAAMGIGFLLPVSAAEMVKAEDSAISEQALNAQALAPKVMRLSPAETGFTEVSAVTLPNGKKKVRYQQTYHGLPVFNTAVVATAQDNRRREVSGMMAKGIAADISSVRPAVTRQEALSVALNDYQLRNGYFSAPHPQRQSAKLMVRLNENGQAQLVYMVDFLVTRGETKRPFYFIDADAGTILKHWEGLTHIEAKGSGPGGNEKTGRYVYGEDKSSFGITKQGSTCMMETSEVKSVNLNGASSGSDAFRYSCDDSRNYNDYKQINGGYSPINDAQYYGQKIVEMYRDWVNTSPLSFKLVMRVHYGRNYENAFWDGRTMNFGDGGSSLYPLVDINVSAHEVSHGFTEQNSNLVYSGQSGGINEAFSDIAGEAMEYYIRHKVDWYIGSDIMKSGNAMRYFDQPSRDGYSIDNASDYYQGLDVHYSSGVYNRAYYLLSNRSGWNPQKGFQAFAVANQLYWTSDATYESAACGVTKAAKDLNYATSDVVAAFKTVGVDASCDGQFPESGSGSTGSSDSSSDSSPDSSSDSSSDHSSDGPADSSGDTAGGRMLTRGQSVTDLFGPFSSQLYYGFKGDGSTMTVKISGGTGDADLYVNVDEAPTPQSNICSPQKSGNEESCQIKTNAGKTYYIMIFGYKYYSDLTLSLE, from the coding sequence ATGGATACAAAACAATATCACGTCCATTGGTGGGTTGCCGCAATGGGCATCGGTTTTTTACTGCCTGTCTCGGCAGCGGAGATGGTCAAAGCAGAAGACAGTGCGATATCTGAGCAGGCTTTGAACGCGCAGGCTCTGGCCCCGAAGGTCATGCGCCTTTCACCGGCAGAAACCGGCTTCACCGAAGTCAGTGCTGTAACCTTACCCAACGGGAAAAAGAAAGTCCGCTATCAGCAGACTTATCACGGCCTGCCTGTGTTTAATACCGCTGTGGTTGCCACCGCTCAGGACAACCGCAGGCGTGAAGTCTCTGGGATGATGGCCAAAGGGATTGCGGCAGATATTTCTTCTGTCAGACCCGCTGTGACACGTCAGGAGGCGTTGTCGGTTGCCCTGAATGATTATCAGCTCAGAAACGGGTATTTTTCAGCCCCGCATCCGCAGAGACAATCTGCGAAACTGATGGTCCGTCTGAATGAAAACGGACAGGCACAACTGGTGTATATGGTGGACTTTTTGGTAACCCGCGGGGAAACGAAACGTCCGTTTTATTTCATCGATGCGGATGCCGGTACGATACTGAAACACTGGGAAGGACTGACTCACATTGAGGCGAAAGGCAGCGGACCCGGCGGGAATGAGAAAACCGGGCGATATGTGTATGGCGAGGATAAGTCTTCATTTGGGATTACCAAACAGGGGTCAACCTGTATGATGGAGACCAGCGAAGTAAAATCCGTCAACCTCAATGGTGCCTCTTCCGGGTCAGATGCATTCCGCTACAGCTGTGATGACAGCAGAAATTATAATGACTACAAGCAGATCAATGGTGGTTATTCTCCAATCAATGATGCTCAGTATTATGGCCAGAAGATTGTAGAAATGTATCGGGACTGGGTGAATACTTCGCCACTGTCCTTTAAGCTGGTGATGCGGGTTCATTACGGTCGCAATTATGAGAATGCATTTTGGGATGGCCGGACCATGAACTTTGGCGATGGGGGCAGTTCGCTCTATCCGTTGGTGGATATCAACGTCAGTGCTCATGAGGTCAGTCACGGATTTACCGAGCAAAACTCCAATCTGGTGTACAGCGGACAGTCAGGTGGTATCAACGAAGCTTTTTCTGATATTGCCGGGGAGGCGATGGAGTATTATATCCGCCATAAAGTCGACTGGTATATTGGCTCCGATATTATGAAATCAGGCAATGCCATGCGCTATTTCGATCAGCCGTCGCGGGATGGATATTCCATTGATAACGCATCTGACTATTATCAGGGACTGGATGTTCACTATTCCAGCGGTGTTTACAACCGGGCTTATTATCTTTTATCTAACCGATCCGGCTGGAACCCTCAGAAAGGTTTTCAGGCCTTTGCCGTGGCTAACCAGCTTTACTGGACGTCGGATGCTACCTATGAGTCAGCAGCCTGCGGGGTGACGAAAGCAGCGAAAGATCTGAATTATGCCACCAGCGATGTAGTTGCAGCCTTTAAGACGGTCGGAGTCGATGCTTCCTGTGATGGTCAATTCCCTGAGTCAGGCAGTGGTTCAACCGGGTCATCGGACAGCTCATCAGATTCATCACCGGACAGTTCGTCTGATTCTTCTTCGGATCACTCATCCGATGGTCCGGCGGACTCTTCCGGTGACACTGCTGGTGGACGGATGCTGACCCGTGGACAATCAGTGACAGATTTATTCGGGCCATTTTCTTCCCAGCTTTACTATGGATTCAAAGGGGATGGATCAACCATGACAGTCAAAATTTCTGGTGGCACCGGCGATGCGGATCTGTATGTCAATGTGGATGAAGCACCCACACCACAATCGAATATCTGCAGTCCGCAGAAATCCGGCAATGAGGAGTCCTGCCAGATCAAGACAAATGCAGGGAAAACCTATTATATCATGATCTTCGGATACAAATATTATTCTGATTTAACGCTCAGTCTGGAATAG
- a CDS encoding non-ribosomal peptide synthetase has product MSQNLQDILKSGGLEALKKMARKRKERDGSASAEHSPLRSVTRCPDPQRVSFPLSNAQQSLWILDQYLDDRRAYNNPVAIRCEMKQPLDAAVMKRAFQFLIQRYDILRTTFHLQDGEIRQQVSAAIGTPFQYEDISHLSGPALDAYIRAQAKASCHQTFDLEKGPLLDYKLLGAGEKTYIILLTFHHIISDGWTVHVFFQRLMESYFQLLGGMTPAVSPDELQFTDYALAEAQWINDGAYQKELDFWQQRLAGASGRSALVTDHPRPQTMTTTGGQRSILLDHAFCQRMQSFAAHHQATVFHLILAAYQVMLHKYSGQNEVIVGVPFANRNHPATKEMPGLFMNTLPLRFDVKSRDTLLHVLEAAKKESEATAAHQDIPLNMILDAIHYQREPQVNPLYQAVLSYQVYPQARANPWFTFRPLKVDYGFAKVDLNLWVEEVDDDLLLTMNYNKALFEAHTIERMLTHLQMILQAMTDEPDCTIAGLSLLSEAEKQRYLEKRPSEQTPQLPVHQQFEQQVQQMPEATAVRCESRTLSYQALNHRANSVAHRLLAHGLQGGDRVAIVMDKSEHYLVAVLAVLKAGGCFVPVDLKLPVQRQQQMLAQAEVTVILTDGSAPETDIAQINCRECEDGHLQQSLPNPQVAIAPDALAYIMFTSGSTGTPKGVCIGHAQLSHYCQAIAPVLNQDAGARYGMFSAFTTDLAYTMVFPALTQQGVLEIITPAQLEDPQALQACLASEPLDCMKITPGHLGAFLAASGAEDFLPRKLLVLGGERLRRSLIETVRSLNPACRIVNHYGPTESAVGVCACEVPSSLPELWGDVLPVGQPLNGSEILLLDEAMQPVADGIPGEIYIGGPQLAQGYAGLTAQTAERFVPHPWAEQARLYRSGDKGRRLSDGSIAFLGRLDRQCKVRGFRVELAEIESAMHQIPGIAQAAVCQWPSPVDATESVLVAYWCGDETVQPMLEMKLQSVLPHYMQPDQLIRLPALPLGASGKVDYRQLPAPERAEENNTPAKVDLTSETAQTVSALYAQALNRSAVDPLASFMALGGNSIIALKLVIEINKAFGCSLSLGVFVQHSSVTAMSAWLDQQDQDKPEQPASLVQLREGPAGGPVFLLVHPAGGNVMCYNKLAEALGAECSVYGIQVAEFATTQDYNHDIAQLAAHYLKDAESVMHSPRLVIGGWSLGATIAFEMAAQFAERTGKSPDILVLDQPAPQARLDDALAMTESERLAYFAYKVGLFTGRKSHLSGDALAAMTELQQAACFLEEFRQAGLVPDNITAEHFRYFLRILRAHIAATDRYPGRPYPGRVVIAEAESLLEGRIRHAEPGLGWHTFTPQPVTVLPAQGNHISMMTSPYIEQLAATLRNVWL; this is encoded by the coding sequence GTGTCCCAGAATCTTCAGGATATTCTTAAATCAGGTGGCCTGGAAGCACTGAAAAAAATGGCCCGCAAGCGAAAAGAACGCGATGGCTCAGCCAGTGCTGAACACAGCCCGCTGCGTTCGGTAACCCGTTGTCCGGACCCGCAGCGGGTTTCCTTCCCGCTTTCGAATGCGCAGCAAAGCCTCTGGATTCTTGATCAGTATCTCGATGATCGCAGAGCGTATAACAATCCGGTGGCAATTCGCTGTGAAATGAAACAACCGCTTGATGCCGCAGTCATGAAGCGTGCATTTCAGTTTCTGATACAGCGCTATGATATTTTGCGTACAACATTTCACTTACAGGATGGCGAGATACGTCAGCAGGTGTCGGCAGCCATCGGGACGCCATTTCAGTATGAAGATATTTCTCACTTGTCCGGCCCGGCGCTCGATGCCTATATCCGCGCGCAGGCGAAAGCGTCCTGCCATCAGACCTTTGATCTGGAGAAAGGCCCGCTACTGGATTACAAATTACTCGGGGCCGGTGAGAAAACCTATATCATTCTGCTGACCTTCCACCACATTATTTCCGATGGCTGGACGGTGCATGTGTTCTTCCAGCGATTGATGGAAAGTTATTTTCAGCTGCTGGGCGGCATGACTCCGGCCGTCTCTCCCGATGAATTACAGTTTACCGATTATGCGCTGGCAGAAGCGCAGTGGATCAACGACGGCGCTTATCAAAAAGAGCTGGATTTCTGGCAGCAAAGACTGGCCGGAGCCAGTGGACGCTCTGCGCTGGTCACAGACCACCCCCGCCCGCAGACGATGACCACAACAGGCGGTCAGCGCAGTATTTTACTGGATCATGCTTTTTGTCAGCGGATGCAGTCTTTTGCTGCACACCATCAGGCGACCGTTTTTCATCTGATTCTGGCGGCCTATCAGGTGATGTTGCACAAATACAGCGGGCAGAATGAAGTGATTGTCGGAGTGCCGTTTGCCAACCGGAATCATCCGGCAACCAAAGAGATGCCGGGATTGTTTATGAATACGCTGCCGTTGCGCTTTGATGTCAAAAGCAGGGATACCCTGCTGCATGTGCTGGAAGCGGCGAAGAAAGAAAGTGAAGCCACGGCCGCGCACCAGGATATTCCGCTGAATATGATTCTTGATGCGATTCATTATCAGCGTGAACCACAGGTCAACCCGCTGTATCAGGCGGTGCTGAGTTATCAGGTGTATCCGCAGGCCAGAGCCAACCCATGGTTTACCTTCCGGCCACTGAAAGTGGATTATGGTTTTGCCAAGGTCGATCTCAATCTGTGGGTGGAAGAAGTCGATGATGACCTGTTGTTGACGATGAATTACAACAAGGCGCTGTTTGAGGCCCACACGATTGAGCGGATGCTGACGCATTTGCAGATGATTTTACAGGCCATGACAGATGAACCGGACTGTACCATTGCCGGATTATCGCTGCTCAGTGAGGCAGAAAAGCAACGGTATCTTGAAAAGCGTCCCTCAGAACAAACACCACAGTTGCCGGTTCACCAGCAGTTTGAGCAACAGGTGCAGCAGATGCCTGAAGCAACCGCTGTCCGCTGTGAATCCCGGACGCTCAGTTATCAGGCTTTGAACCACCGGGCGAACAGCGTGGCACACCGGTTGCTGGCGCACGGGCTGCAGGGCGGCGATCGGGTGGCGATTGTTATGGACAAAAGTGAGCATTACCTGGTGGCAGTTCTGGCGGTGCTCAAAGCCGGTGGCTGCTTTGTGCCTGTCGACCTCAAACTGCCGGTGCAGCGGCAGCAGCAAATGTTGGCACAGGCGGAAGTGACTGTGATACTGACTGACGGCTCTGCCCCGGAAACCGACATCGCTCAGATCAATTGCCGTGAATGCGAAGACGGGCATTTACAGCAATCATTACCAAATCCGCAGGTGGCGATTGCACCGGATGCACTGGCGTACATCATGTTCACCTCCGGCAGTACCGGCACACCGAAAGGGGTGTGCATTGGCCACGCACAGTTAAGCCATTATTGTCAGGCGATTGCCCCGGTTCTGAATCAGGACGCGGGTGCCCGCTATGGCATGTTCTCCGCGTTTACCACCGATCTGGCCTATACCATGGTCTTCCCGGCACTGACACAACAGGGCGTGCTGGAAATTATTACCCCGGCGCAACTGGAAGACCCGCAGGCGTTGCAGGCCTGTCTGGCCTCTGAGCCACTTGATTGTATGAAGATCACGCCCGGACATTTAGGCGCGTTTCTGGCCGCTTCCGGGGCGGAGGATTTCCTGCCCCGCAAGCTGCTTGTGCTGGGCGGAGAGCGGCTTCGCCGCTCATTGATTGAGACGGTTCGCTCGCTGAATCCGGCGTGCCGGATTGTCAATCATTATGGTCCGACCGAATCTGCCGTTGGCGTCTGTGCCTGTGAAGTGCCGTCTTCATTGCCTGAGCTTTGGGGAGATGTCTTGCCAGTGGGGCAGCCATTGAACGGCAGTGAAATCTTACTGCTGGATGAAGCAATGCAGCCGGTGGCTGACGGAATTCCCGGAGAAATTTATATTGGCGGCCCTCAGCTGGCCCAGGGTTATGCCGGGCTGACAGCACAAACAGCCGAAAGGTTTGTGCCGCATCCATGGGCTGAACAGGCGCGACTGTACCGCAGTGGCGATAAGGGACGGCGGTTATCTGATGGCAGCATTGCATTTTTAGGGCGGCTGGATCGTCAGTGTAAAGTCCGCGGATTCCGGGTGGAGCTGGCTGAGATTGAGTCTGCCATGCATCAGATACCCGGCATCGCGCAGGCAGCGGTCTGTCAGTGGCCTTCTCCGGTTGACGCAACAGAATCTGTACTGGTTGCCTACTGGTGTGGTGATGAGACTGTGCAGCCCATGCTTGAGATGAAGTTACAGTCGGTTTTGCCTCATTACATGCAACCCGATCAGCTGATTCGTTTACCGGCACTGCCTTTGGGAGCCAGCGGTAAAGTGGACTACCGCCAACTACCGGCACCTGAACGGGCAGAAGAGAACAATACCCCGGCGAAGGTTGATTTAACCAGTGAAACTGCACAAACCGTTTCAGCACTGTATGCGCAGGCGCTGAACCGGTCAGCCGTGGACCCGCTGGCAAGTTTTATGGCGCTGGGTGGTAACTCGATTATCGCTCTGAAGCTGGTGATAGAAATCAACAAAGCGTTTGGTTGTTCACTGTCTCTTGGCGTTTTCGTTCAGCACAGCAGTGTGACTGCCATGTCAGCGTGGCTGGATCAACAGGATCAGGATAAACCTGAACAGCCCGCATCACTGGTTCAGCTCCGGGAAGGGCCGGCGGGTGGTCCGGTCTTTTTGCTGGTTCATCCGGCAGGCGGAAACGTGATGTGTTACAACAAACTGGCAGAGGCGCTGGGTGCGGAATGTTCGGTGTACGGTATTCAGGTGGCTGAGTTTGCCACAACACAGGACTATAACCATGATATTGCGCAGCTGGCTGCCCATTATCTGAAGGACGCTGAAAGTGTGATGCATTCCCCGCGTCTGGTGATCGGCGGCTGGTCGCTCGGGGCGACGATTGCGTTTGAAATGGCGGCGCAGTTTGCGGAGCGAACCGGCAAATCACCGGATATTCTGGTGCTGGATCAGCCCGCGCCACAGGCCCGGCTTGATGATGCACTGGCTATGACAGAAAGTGAACGGCTGGCTTATTTTGCTTATAAAGTTGGTTTGTTTACCGGCCGGAAAAGTCATCTGTCCGGTGATGCGCTGGCTGCGATGACGGAATTGCAACAGGCGGCGTGCTTTCTGGAGGAATTCCGGCAGGCCGGGCTGGTGCCGGATAATATTACCGCAGAACATTTCCGTTATTTTCTGAGAATTCTCCGGGCACATATTGCAGCAACTGACCGCTATCCGGGGCGTCCTTATCCGGGGCGGGTGGTGATTGCCGAAGCGGAAAGCCTGCTTGAGGGCAGAATACGCCATGCTGAACCGGGACTGGGCTGGCATACATTTACCCCGCAACCGGTGACCGTGTTACCGGCACAAGGCAATCATATTTCGATGATGACATCGCCTTATATAGAGCAGCTGGCGGCCACCTTAAGGAATGTCTGGCTATGA